The Alnus glutinosa chromosome 7, dhAlnGlut1.1, whole genome shotgun sequence genome includes a region encoding these proteins:
- the LOC133872560 gene encoding uncharacterized protein LOC133872560, whose product MEMELFLREILRRDSFIHGEYDHPLKILEELKNDGKEEVVCVYCNKPVVLGLAFKCKVCPFLCHVSCFNETENEYYGSTYYFHFGGRHDQLMLTEELKNDGKEGVVCVVCNEKVEAGPRYKCSASECNFQLHKSCAQLPREMHNPSHPDHILILQSPMLYSDKYNCNACGKSCGKGLFYKCEECDFIIDITCATRTPVNNSNDCQHAFVPFFKKIHFTCEACGQEGTDFASSCTICRLFIHFKCAGFPRTMIISRHDHALSLIYSLHHQVKDFNNVFCKLCGQKVKTQYAAFSCQECDFVAHLYCAKACRRESLPGKSVDVMEKINPGVIQQNYIHPHNLILCHDQELLHDKLCDGCMHFIISAPFYNCTQCNFFLHTTCAQLPNEKKHILHQHTLALVSCAPIVGGFFSCDACGRWRHGFTYRCDTCDFDLDVKCCSIPKTLEHEGHQHSLFLPVSSYENCSACDHEYQIASVRGIFVCAACDFALDFKCATLPLVARHRYDEHPLALTYAAKDDSKEHYCLVCEEEMNSKHWFYYCATCDFPAHSQCVLGNYPYIKFESTFKNEELHQHPLTYVRKTEYSTPCDACGKTFDGMAVQCSQCKLNVHFQYSCMKKLFEI is encoded by the coding sequence ATGGAGATGGAACTTTTTCTAAGAGAGATCTTGAGACGGGATTCGTTCATCCACGGCGAGTATGACCATCCATTGAAGATCTTAGAAGAGCTGAAAAATGACGGCAAAGAGGAAGTTGTTTGTGTGTACTGCAACAAACCGGTCGTACTGGGTCTCGCTTTCAAATGCAAGGTCTGCCCATTCCTCTGTCATGTATCATGCTTCAACGAAACTGAGAATGAGTACTACGGGtcaacatattattttcatttcggTGGTAGGCATGATCAGTTGATGTTGACAGAAGAGCTGAAAAATGATGGCAAGGAGGGAGTTGTTTGTGTGGTGTGCAACGAGAAAGTAGAGGCGGGTCCCAGATACAAATGCTCCGCTTCTGAATGTAACTTCCAGCTTCACAAATCATGTGCCCAGCTGCCCCGGGAGATGCACAACCCCTCGCACCCAGACCACATACTCATTCTTCAGTCGCCAATGCTATATTCCGATAAGTATAATTGTAATGCTTGCGGTAAAAGTTGCGGGAAAGGCCTCTTTTACAAGTGCGAGGAGTGCGATTTTATAATTGACATCACATGTGCTACCCGCACGCCAGTTAATAATTCCAACGACTGCCAACACGCATTCGTCCCGTTCTTTAAGAAGATCCACTTCACTTGTGAAGCCTGTGGTCAGGAAGGCACGGACTTTGCCTCCTCATGTACCATCTGCCGACTCTTCATTCATTTCAAATGTGCTGGATTTCCACGCACCATGATAATTTCAAGACACGATCACGCCCTCTCTCTTATTTATTCCCTTCATCATCAAGTCAAGGATTTTAACAACGTATTTTGTAAATTATGTGGTCAAAAGGTGAAGACACAGTATGCAGCCTTCTCTTGTCAGGAATGTGATTTTGTGGCACATTTGTACTGTGCAAAAGCATGTAGACGCGAGTCGCTGCCTGGGAAATCTGTAGATGTTATGGAGAAGATCAACCCAGGTGTGATCCAACAAAATTATATCCATCCACATAATTTAATTCTTTGCCATGATCAAGAACTCCTGCATGATAAGTTGTGTGATGGTTGTATGCATTTTATAATCTCGGCCCCGTTCTACAACTGTACGCAATGCAACTTTTTTCTTCACACTACATGTGCTCAACTACCAAACGAGAAGAAACACATACTTCATCAACACACGCTTGCCCTCGTCTCATGTGCACCTATTGTTGGTGGATTTTTCTCTTGCGATGCTTGCGGCCGTTGGCGTCATGGCTTCACCTATAGATGTGACACATGCGATTTTGATTTGGACGTTAAATGTTGTTCAATTCCAAAAACCCTGGAACATGAAGGTCACCAACACTCACTCTTCCTTCCCGTAAGTTCTTATGAAAATTGCAGTGCATGTGATCATGAATACCAGATTGCCAGCGTTAGGGGGATATTCGTATGTGCTGCTTGTGATTTCGCCTTAGATTTTAAATGTGCAACACTTCCACTCGTAGCTAGGCACAGATATGACGAACACCCCCTTGCACTCACCTATGCTGCTAAAGACGATTCTAAAGAACATTATTGTCTGGTTTGCGAAGAAGAAATGAATTCAAAGCACTGGTTTTATTATTGTGCAACATGTGACTTTCCTGCTCATTCCCAATGCGTTCTAGGAAATTATCCATACATCAAGTTTGAAAGTACTTTCAAAAATGAAGAACTTCACCAACACCCTCTCACCTATGTTCGAAAGACAGAGTACTCGACTCCGTGTGATGCCTGTGGCAAGACTTTCGATGGCATGGCCGTACAATGCTCTCAATGCAAGTTGAACGTCCACTTTCAGTATTcttgtatgaaaaaattatttgagaTTTGA